In a genomic window of Gemmatimonas sp.:
- a CDS encoding rhodanese-like domain-containing protein, protein MVEHKSVQDIAGLLKGDNPPHIIDVREQWEWDIAHIAGSTRIPLSTLPAQVHTLDTSRTYALLCHHGMRSEMAANWLAQHGFSSLINIDGGIDAWSLDVDPSLPRY, encoded by the coding sequence GTGGTCGAACACAAATCCGTTCAGGACATCGCTGGGCTGCTGAAGGGCGACAACCCGCCACACATCATCGACGTGCGTGAGCAGTGGGAGTGGGACATCGCCCACATCGCAGGCAGCACGCGCATTCCGCTTTCCACGCTGCCGGCGCAGGTGCACACGCTCGACACGTCGCGCACGTACGCGCTGCTCTGTCACCATGGCATGCGCAGCGAAATGGCCGCCAACTGGCTGGCCCAGCACGGCTTCTCGTCGCTCATCAACATCGACGGTGGCATCGATGCGTGGAGCCTCGATGTGGATCCGTCGCTTCCGCGCTACTGA
- a CDS encoding M20/M25/M40 family metallo-hydrolase — translation MTRATRSSRLITTGLVLAMPALARLEAQPLPPMPGYAPATAAAQRQLEQAAIAGPVASRARAHSAALSKEPHVAGTPAQQRTADYVMAQMKAMGLDTELRSYAVWLPHATAVSVTILGSDPVTLDLTEPPVAGDAATQLPQYLTVNGSSGAGVGEGEVVFVNFGLIEDYATLDSLGVSVQGKVVLARYGRSFRGIKAREAQKRGAVALLIYTDPLDDGFVTGDVYPEGPMRPLRGVQRGSVFNGTGDPLTPGYASTPGAPRLTPEQTTLPRIPVVPISAANAQTILAAVRGTDIPRSWQGGMALRYHVGPGPVRLRVSVTTDAATNGTKQIHNTLGYLRGSEFPDQYVYIGAHRDSWGPGAADNVSGTVSVLEAAHALTDLARKGQRPKRTIVFATWDAEEWGLMGSTEYVEDDSLRLKRGAVAYLNQDVSAQGSQFGGGGSPSMRAILRDVVKSVPDPKGRGSVYQAWRQTSGTRADSLEPNMGDPGGGSDFAGFYNHFGIPTADWGFGGPAGTYHSAYDTFAWMERFGDPEFLYHAASGRIGAAFALRLANAEVLPYDYAEFARTMRRYLTPVERGLAQKGWSSAPVGSLASAITTLERAAVAFAAARDTALAGTVSKAQRTAANAALLTVERSFARDGGLKSRPWYRTLIYASDVDNGYSSMVFPGVNEAIRYGTEAETQAEVADLVARFEAAAKALDTARAALTAKR, via the coding sequence ATGACGCGTGCCACCAGGAGTTCCCGCCTCATCACGACCGGTCTGGTGCTGGCCATGCCGGCACTCGCCCGACTCGAGGCACAGCCGCTGCCACCCATGCCCGGCTATGCACCGGCAACGGCGGCGGCGCAGCGACAGCTCGAGCAGGCCGCCATTGCCGGCCCGGTGGCCTCGCGGGCGCGCGCCCACTCGGCGGCGCTGTCGAAGGAACCGCACGTGGCGGGCACGCCGGCGCAGCAGCGCACCGCCGACTACGTCATGGCGCAGATGAAGGCGATGGGGCTCGACACGGAGCTGCGCAGCTACGCCGTGTGGCTGCCGCACGCCACGGCCGTGTCGGTCACCATCCTCGGCAGTGATCCGGTCACGCTCGATCTCACCGAGCCACCGGTGGCGGGCGATGCCGCGACGCAGCTGCCGCAGTACCTCACCGTGAACGGCTCGAGCGGTGCCGGGGTGGGTGAAGGGGAGGTGGTGTTCGTGAACTTCGGGCTCATCGAGGACTACGCCACACTCGATTCACTGGGCGTGAGCGTACAGGGCAAGGTGGTGCTCGCGCGCTACGGCCGCAGCTTCCGCGGCATCAAGGCGCGTGAGGCGCAGAAGCGCGGCGCCGTGGCGCTGCTCATCTACACGGACCCGCTCGACGACGGCTTCGTGACCGGCGATGTGTATCCCGAGGGACCCATGCGGCCGCTGCGCGGCGTGCAGCGGGGGAGTGTGTTCAACGGCACCGGCGATCCGCTTACGCCGGGCTATGCCAGCACGCCGGGGGCGCCGCGCCTCACCCCCGAGCAGACGACGCTGCCGCGCATTCCCGTCGTGCCCATCAGCGCCGCCAACGCGCAAACGATTCTCGCCGCCGTGCGCGGCACCGACATTCCGCGCAGCTGGCAGGGCGGCATGGCGCTGCGCTACCACGTGGGGCCCGGGCCGGTACGGCTGCGCGTGTCGGTCACCACCGATGCCGCCACCAACGGTACCAAGCAGATCCACAACACCCTCGGCTATCTGCGCGGCTCCGAGTTTCCCGATCAGTACGTGTACATTGGCGCGCATCGCGACTCGTGGGGGCCGGGGGCCGCCGACAATGTCAGCGGTACGGTGAGTGTGCTCGAGGCGGCGCACGCGCTCACCGACCTCGCCAGGAAAGGGCAGCGCCCCAAGCGCACCATCGTCTTCGCCACGTGGGACGCGGAGGAGTGGGGACTCATGGGGAGCACCGAGTACGTGGAAGACGACTCGCTGCGACTCAAGCGCGGCGCGGTGGCGTATCTCAATCAGGATGTGTCGGCGCAGGGGTCGCAGTTCGGCGGTGGCGGCAGCCCCAGCATGCGCGCCATCCTGCGTGATGTGGTGAAGAGCGTGCCCGACCCCAAGGGGCGCGGCTCCGTGTATCAGGCGTGGCGCCAGACCAGCGGCACGCGCGCGGATTCGCTCGAACCCAACATGGGAGACCCGGGGGGCGGCAGCGACTTCGCCGGCTTCTACAATCATTTCGGCATCCCCACCGCCGACTGGGGCTTCGGCGGTCCCGCCGGCACCTATCATTCGGCGTACGACACCTTCGCGTGGATGGAGCGCTTCGGCGATCCGGAGTTCCTCTATCATGCCGCCTCGGGGCGCATCGGCGCGGCGTTCGCGCTGCGCCTCGCCAACGCCGAGGTGCTGCCGTACGATTACGCGGAGTTTGCGCGCACGATGCGCCGCTATCTGACGCCGGTCGAGCGCGGCCTCGCGCAAAAGGGGTGGAGCAGCGCGCCGGTGGGTTCGCTCGCGTCGGCCATCACCACCCTCGAACGCGCCGCCGTGGCCTTTGCCGCGGCCCGGGACACGGCGCTGGCGGGCACGGTCAGCAAGGCGCAGCGCACCGCGGCCAACGCCGCACTGCTCACGGTCGAGCGCAGCTTCGCCCGCGACGGTGGCCTCAAGAGCCGGCCGTGGTATCGCACGCTCATTTACGCGTCGGATGTGGACAACGGGTATTCGAGCATGGTCTTCCCCGGCGTGAACGAGGCCATTCGCTACGGCACCGAGGCGGAGACGCAGGCCGAGGTTGCTGACCTCGTCGCGCGCTTCGAGGCGGCGGCGAAGGCGCTCGATACCGCGCGCGCGGCCCTGACCGCGAAGCGGTAA
- a CDS encoding acetylornithine/succinylornithine family transaminase: MTSTMLPPVASASTPTAPAPLPAILGTYKRQAPLFVRGEGVYMIDETGKRYLDFVAGIAVTSLGHNDPGVNAAVQEALAAGLIHTSNLYRTAPGEALAQWFVDHSFASSIFFANSGAEANEGAFKFARRWARSTEHPSKHEIIAVRGSFHGRMPGTLAATDRPAYRLPFRPLMGGVSIVERDLDELRAVLDPETAAAVIVEPIQGEGGVRVVEPAFLRGLRELTRERNVLLILDEIQCGLGRTGSFFAYEQLGIEPDMLTIAKPLANGLPIGAILVNDKVARVMQPGDHGTTFGGGPLLANVAHHVVQRLSDPALLQHVRETGAWFGEQLQGIADRTGAVRAIRGKGLMWGMDVHEPAAAIIARAFDRGLLLVSAGEHTLRFLPPLVITQAELAAGLEILEASITG; the protein is encoded by the coding sequence ATGACTTCGACGATGCTCCCGCCCGTGGCTTCGGCCTCCACGCCGACCGCCCCCGCTCCGCTGCCCGCCATTCTGGGCACGTACAAGCGACAGGCGCCGCTCTTCGTGCGAGGCGAGGGCGTCTACATGATCGACGAGACCGGGAAGCGCTATCTCGATTTCGTGGCCGGCATCGCCGTCACTTCACTGGGGCACAACGACCCGGGGGTGAACGCGGCCGTGCAGGAGGCGCTCGCGGCGGGGCTCATCCATACCTCCAATCTCTACCGCACGGCGCCGGGCGAGGCGCTCGCGCAGTGGTTCGTGGACCACTCGTTCGCGAGCAGCATCTTCTTCGCCAACTCCGGGGCCGAGGCCAACGAAGGGGCGTTCAAGTTCGCGCGGCGCTGGGCGCGCAGCACCGAGCATCCGTCGAAGCACGAAATCATCGCGGTGCGCGGCTCCTTTCATGGCCGCATGCCGGGCACGCTCGCGGCCACCGACCGGCCGGCGTACCGCTTGCCGTTCCGCCCGCTCATGGGGGGCGTGAGCATCGTCGAGCGCGATCTGGACGAGTTGCGCGCCGTGCTCGACCCCGAGACGGCGGCGGCGGTGATCGTGGAGCCCATTCAGGGCGAGGGCGGGGTGCGGGTGGTGGAGCCGGCGTTCCTGCGCGGGCTGCGCGAGCTCACGCGTGAGCGCAACGTGCTGCTCATCCTCGATGAGATTCAGTGCGGACTGGGCCGCACCGGGTCGTTCTTCGCGTACGAGCAGCTGGGTATCGAGCCCGACATGCTCACCATCGCGAAGCCGTTGGCGAACGGCTTGCCCATTGGGGCGATTCTCGTCAACGACAAGGTGGCGCGCGTGATGCAGCCGGGGGACCACGGGACCACCTTCGGCGGTGGCCCGCTGCTGGCGAACGTGGCGCACCACGTGGTGCAGCGGCTTTCCGACCCGGCGCTGCTGCAGCATGTCCGCGAAACCGGGGCGTGGTTCGGGGAGCAGCTGCAGGGCATCGCCGACCGCACCGGCGCCGTGCGCGCCATTCGCGGCAAGGGGCTCATGTGGGGCATGGATGTGCATGAGCCGGCCGCGGCCATCATTGCGCGGGCCTTCGACCGCGGGCTGCTGCTGGTGAGCGCCGGCGAGCACACGTTGCGCTTCCTGCCGCCGCTGGTGATCACGCAGGCGGAGCTGGCGGCGGGACTGGAGATACTGGAAGCGTCGATCACCGGGTGA
- a CDS encoding alpha/beta fold hydrolase, producing the protein MLAAASVVLSAALGVALWRRQVAQRFEAADAARRPRSAQGVVIGGEAFALAGTNGAAVLLLHGFNDTPQSMRYLAARLHAAGYTVQVPRLPGHGCALPELARDARAGAWQRAVAAEYAVLREGHDALFVCGQSMGGALAVSLATSQPDVRALVLLAPFIGLEPQLGWKFRLARLSPAKYHRSPGAERSIHDPEARRAALGPGIVTAGALLALRTVALAAERALEALTLPTLYIQSVHDNRITEDAAQRHFAAIGAREKSQHWLSNSGHIISADYDRDEVADRVQEWFARHRSGPAT; encoded by the coding sequence ATGCTGGCCGCCGCATCGGTAGTGCTGTCGGCGGCGCTCGGCGTGGCGCTCTGGCGGCGACAGGTTGCGCAGCGCTTCGAGGCTGCCGATGCCGCCCGTCGTCCGCGCAGTGCGCAGGGAGTGGTGATTGGTGGCGAGGCGTTCGCACTCGCCGGAACGAACGGGGCGGCGGTGCTGCTGCTGCACGGCTTCAACGACACCCCGCAGTCGATGCGCTACCTGGCGGCGCGCCTGCACGCCGCCGGCTACACCGTACAGGTGCCGCGACTTCCCGGCCACGGCTGTGCGTTGCCGGAGCTGGCCCGCGATGCACGGGCCGGCGCCTGGCAGCGGGCGGTGGCGGCCGAGTATGCGGTGCTGCGCGAGGGGCACGACGCTCTGTTCGTGTGCGGCCAGAGCATGGGCGGTGCGCTGGCCGTGTCGCTGGCCACCAGCCAGCCCGATGTGCGGGCGCTCGTGCTGCTGGCGCCCTTCATTGGGCTCGAGCCACAGCTCGGGTGGAAGTTTCGCCTCGCCCGCCTCAGTCCGGCCAAGTACCACCGCTCACCCGGCGCCGAACGGTCCATCCATGACCCCGAGGCGCGTCGTGCGGCGCTCGGTCCGGGCATTGTCACGGCTGGCGCGCTGCTGGCGCTGCGTACGGTGGCGCTGGCCGCCGAACGCGCCCTGGAGGCGCTCACGCTCCCCACGCTTTATATCCAGTCAGTGCACGATAATCGGATCACTGAAGACGCAGCACAGCGCCACTTTGCGGCAATTGGCGCGCGTGAGAAGTCGCAGCATTGGCTCTCCAACTCGGGGCACATCATCTCCGCCGACTACGACCGCGACGAGGTGGCGGATCGTGTTCAGGAGTGGTTTGCGCGCCACAGGTCCGGACCGGCCACGTGA
- the argB gene encoding acetylglutamate kinase encodes MICIKLGGRTQNDPLLPQAIVALWRATGGKVVVVHGGGDQISALQRLRGEEPVFIGGRRVTTDTALELVRMVLSGLANKQMVSALVAAGAPAVGISGEDAALLRATPIDTAQFGHSGTPALVTPGVVHALLHAGYLPVISPVAARAHAGEAGAYNVNGDDAAAAIAAALGATELFLMADVPGVLDGDKQRIATLTLDDARALVTSGVAGGGMAAKLDACAMALAGGVTRVRIGDLAALSVPAAGTAIVARVDATDTSR; translated from the coding sequence ATGATCTGCATCAAGCTCGGCGGCCGCACCCAGAACGACCCGCTCCTCCCGCAGGCGATTGTCGCGCTCTGGCGCGCAACCGGCGGCAAGGTGGTGGTCGTGCATGGTGGTGGCGATCAGATCAGCGCGCTGCAGCGGCTGCGCGGGGAGGAGCCGGTGTTCATTGGCGGGCGCCGCGTCACCACCGACACCGCGCTGGAGCTGGTGCGCATGGTGCTGAGCGGTCTTGCCAACAAGCAGATGGTGAGCGCGCTCGTGGCGGCGGGAGCACCGGCGGTGGGGATCAGTGGCGAAGACGCGGCGCTGCTGCGCGCCACCCCCATCGACACGGCGCAGTTCGGCCACAGCGGCACGCCGGCGCTCGTGACCCCAGGTGTGGTGCACGCGCTGCTGCACGCCGGGTACCTGCCGGTCATCTCGCCGGTGGCCGCGCGTGCGCACGCCGGCGAGGCTGGTGCGTACAACGTGAACGGTGACGATGCAGCGGCCGCCATCGCGGCGGCCCTGGGTGCCACCGAACTCTTCCTGATGGCCGATGTGCCGGGGGTGCTCGATGGCGACAAGCAGCGCATCGCCACGCTCACGCTCGACGATGCCCGTGCGCTGGTGACCAGCGGCGTGGCTGGTGGCGGCATGGCCGCCAAGCTCGACGCCTGCGCGATGGCGCTGGCGGGTGGTGTGACCCGGGTGCGGATTGGGGATCTCGCCGCACTCTCCGTTCCCGCAGCGGGGACCGCGATCGTGGCGCGCGTGGACGCCACGGATACTTCCAGGTAG
- a CDS encoding alkaline phosphatase family protein gives MSSRSLAAALALALPTVVAAQPTPRPAKPTLIVQITIDQLRPDYLERWAPQFTGGFKRFLTQGAFFTQAFHDHATTETAPGHATLWSGRVPANTGIVINDLGVADAQTPLLLGRGGGASPWRFRGSALFDWIRARDQFSRALSVSRKDRGAILPLGKAKQQVYWYGLDGRFTTSRYYADTLPTWVQQFNARDGAAKYLGQTWNPLLPASAYPERDSVAYEHEGKDIAFPHTLGTDRRRGLDSLSSFPWMDDYTVDMALAGVVAMDLGKGPTTDVLAVSLSTTDAIGHAWGPDSKELHDQVLRVDRLLGRFIDSLYAMRDSTRIVFALGADHGVTPYPEASFAGTDPNRGRVDVRPVIDAVRSALVARGLETDALVYQDKMVMVDRRRFAAKGINADSVITVVRSGLLTLPGMASVYRVAELAPAAARGDKVARRWRNSLPTDMQVALTVTFKPGYYVFTTRYATHGMPYDLDAKIPVLFLGPGVKPGRYAMPIRSVDVAPTLAELAQVVPIERIDGVVLTPVLTTRPGTPRARR, from the coding sequence ATGTCCTCTCGCTCCCTCGCCGCCGCCCTCGCGCTCGCGCTGCCCACGGTCGTCGCCGCGCAGCCGACGCCGCGCCCCGCCAAGCCCACGCTGATCGTGCAGATCACGATCGACCAGCTGCGCCCCGACTACCTCGAGCGGTGGGCGCCGCAGTTCACCGGCGGCTTCAAGCGGTTCCTCACGCAGGGCGCGTTCTTCACGCAGGCGTTCCACGATCACGCCACCACCGAAACCGCGCCAGGGCACGCAACGCTCTGGTCGGGGCGCGTCCCCGCCAACACCGGCATCGTCATCAACGACCTCGGGGTGGCCGACGCGCAAACGCCGCTGCTGCTCGGGCGCGGCGGCGGCGCATCCCCGTGGCGCTTCCGGGGCAGCGCACTCTTCGACTGGATTCGGGCGCGCGACCAGTTCTCGCGGGCGCTCTCCGTCTCACGCAAGGATCGCGGCGCCATCCTGCCCCTCGGCAAGGCCAAGCAGCAGGTCTACTGGTACGGACTCGACGGGCGCTTCACCACGAGCCGCTACTACGCCGATACACTCCCCACGTGGGTGCAGCAGTTCAATGCGCGCGACGGTGCCGCCAAGTACCTCGGCCAGACGTGGAACCCGCTCCTCCCCGCCTCGGCGTACCCGGAGCGCGACAGCGTGGCCTACGAGCATGAAGGCAAGGACATCGCCTTCCCGCATACCCTGGGCACCGACCGGCGGCGCGGCCTCGATTCGCTGAGCTCCTTCCCCTGGATGGACGACTACACGGTGGACATGGCGCTGGCGGGCGTGGTGGCCATGGACCTCGGCAAGGGCCCCACCACCGACGTGCTGGCGGTGTCGCTCTCCACCACCGACGCCATCGGCCACGCCTGGGGTCCGGACTCCAAGGAGCTGCACGATCAGGTGCTGCGCGTCGATCGGCTGCTTGGTCGCTTCATCGATTCGCTCTACGCCATGCGCGACTCCACGCGCATCGTCTTTGCGCTGGGCGCCGATCACGGTGTGACGCCGTACCCCGAAGCGTCGTTCGCGGGCACCGACCCCAACCGCGGCCGGGTGGATGTGCGCCCGGTCATCGATGCGGTGCGCAGCGCGCTGGTGGCCCGCGGACTCGAAACCGATGCGCTCGTCTATCAGGACAAGATGGTCATGGTGGACCGCCGCCGATTTGCTGCCAAGGGGATCAACGCCGACTCGGTGATTACCGTGGTGCGCAGCGGGCTGCTCACGCTGCCGGGGATGGCCAGCGTGTATCGGGTGGCGGAACTCGCCCCCGCCGCGGCGCGGGGTGACAAGGTCGCGCGCCGCTGGCGCAACTCGTTGCCCACCGACATGCAGGTGGCCCTCACCGTCACCTTCAAGCCTGGCTACTACGTGTTCACCACGCGCTACGCCACGCACGGCATGCCCTACGATCTCGACGCCAAGATTCCCGTGCTGTTCCTGGGACCGGGGGTGAAGCCGGGGCGCTACGCCATGCCCATCCGTTCGGTGGACGTGGCGCCCACGTTGGCCGAACTGGCGCAGGTGGTGCCCATCGAGCGCATCGACGGCGTGGTGCTGACCCCGGTGCTCACCACGCGCCCCGGCACCCCCAGGGCGCGACGCTGA
- a CDS encoding FMN-binding negative transcriptional regulator: MYIPAPFRESDRATLYDFMAAHPLAVLVTAVEAADAPYATHVPLHLDREAGLLRGHLARANPHVRLLPAPGTTMPGLVVFSGVDHYVTPSWYASKQETGRVVPTWNYIAVHVQGTVTLHEDVAWLETHLAQLTDVHEAAQAHPWAMHDAPREYLEAQMRGIVGVTVRIDALEGKYKLSQNRSDADIAGVVHGLSELATHAARATAAEVARRKPAR; this comes from the coding sequence ATGTACATCCCCGCCCCCTTCCGCGAGTCCGACCGCGCCACGCTGTACGACTTCATGGCGGCGCATCCGCTGGCGGTGCTGGTCACGGCAGTCGAGGCTGCCGATGCCCCGTACGCCACGCACGTGCCGCTGCACCTCGACCGTGAGGCGGGGCTGTTGCGTGGGCATCTGGCGCGGGCCAATCCGCATGTGCGGCTGCTGCCGGCACCGGGCACCACCATGCCCGGTCTCGTGGTGTTCTCGGGCGTGGACCACTACGTCACACCATCCTGGTATGCGAGCAAGCAGGAGACGGGTCGGGTCGTGCCCACCTGGAACTACATCGCGGTGCACGTGCAAGGCACTGTCACCCTGCACGAGGATGTCGCGTGGCTGGAGACGCACCTGGCGCAACTCACCGATGTGCATGAGGCGGCGCAGGCGCATCCCTGGGCCATGCACGACGCCCCGCGCGAGTACCTCGAGGCACAGATGCGCGGGATCGTGGGCGTCACGGTTCGCATCGACGCGCTCGAGGGGAAGTACAAGCTGAGTCAGAACCGGTCGGATGCCGACATCGCTGGCGTGGTGCACGGACTGTCCGAGCTCGCGACCCATGCGGCGCGCGCGACGGCGGCGGAAGTGGCGCGACGGAAGCCCGCGCGCTGA